A stretch of the Mycolicibacterium celeriflavum genome encodes the following:
- the miaB gene encoding tRNA (N6-isopentenyl adenosine(37)-C2)-methylthiotransferase MiaB: protein MVTREAAADRAVRHDATGESAREQAPARTYQVRTYGCQMNVHDSERLAGLLEAAGYHRAADGEDADVVVFNTCAVRENADNKLYGNISHLAPRKQADPDMQIAVGGCLAQKDRDAVLRRAPWVDVVFGTHNIGSLPTLLERARHNRAAQVEIVDALQEFPSALPAARESAYAAWVSISVGCNNTCTFCIVPALRGKEVDRRPGDVLAEVKTLVDQGVLEVTLLGQNVNAYGVSFVDPAEPRNRGAFAELLRACGRIDGLERLRFTSPHPAEFTDDVIAAMAETPNVCPTLHMPLQSGSDRILRAMRRSYRAERYLGIIERVRAAIPHAAITTDLIVGFPGETEDDFQATLDVVAQARFAGAFTFQYSKRPGTPAAELPDQVSKDVVAERYQRLIDLQEKISLEENRAQIGRTVEVLVATGEGRKDASTARMSGRARDGRLVHFDPERLDIRPGDVVTTTVTGAAPHHLIADAGVHSHRRTRAGDAQAAGRRPRTGVGLGMPGVGAPTETPTATGCAR from the coding sequence ATGGTGACGCGAGAGGCGGCGGCTGACCGGGCCGTTCGCCACGACGCGACCGGCGAGTCCGCGCGCGAGCAGGCGCCGGCGCGCACCTACCAGGTGCGCACGTACGGCTGCCAGATGAATGTGCACGACTCGGAGCGGCTTGCCGGATTGCTGGAAGCCGCGGGGTACCACCGGGCCGCCGATGGCGAGGACGCCGACGTGGTGGTGTTCAACACCTGCGCTGTACGGGAGAACGCCGACAACAAGCTCTACGGCAACATCAGTCACCTGGCGCCTCGCAAACAAGCCGATCCCGACATGCAGATCGCCGTCGGCGGCTGCCTGGCGCAGAAGGACCGCGACGCCGTGCTCCGCCGCGCGCCGTGGGTCGACGTCGTGTTCGGCACCCACAACATCGGATCGCTGCCCACGCTGCTGGAACGCGCCCGACACAACCGGGCCGCCCAGGTCGAGATCGTTGATGCGCTGCAGGAATTCCCGTCCGCGCTGCCGGCCGCGCGCGAATCCGCGTACGCCGCGTGGGTGTCGATTTCGGTGGGCTGCAACAACACCTGCACGTTCTGCATCGTGCCCGCGCTGCGGGGCAAGGAAGTCGACCGCCGCCCGGGCGATGTGCTCGCCGAGGTGAAGACCCTGGTCGACCAAGGCGTTCTCGAGGTGACGCTGCTCGGCCAGAACGTCAATGCCTACGGCGTCTCGTTCGTCGATCCCGCCGAGCCGAGAAACCGGGGCGCGTTCGCCGAACTGCTGCGCGCCTGCGGACGCATCGACGGACTCGAGCGGCTGCGGTTCACCTCGCCGCACCCCGCCGAGTTCACCGACGACGTCATCGCCGCGATGGCCGAGACGCCGAATGTCTGTCCGACGCTGCACATGCCGCTGCAGTCCGGGTCGGACCGGATCCTGCGGGCGATGCGACGGTCGTACCGCGCCGAGCGCTATCTCGGCATCATCGAGCGGGTGCGCGCCGCGATCCCGCACGCCGCCATCACCACCGACCTCATCGTCGGATTCCCCGGAGAGACCGAGGACGACTTCCAAGCCACGCTCGACGTCGTCGCGCAGGCTCGCTTTGCCGGCGCCTTCACGTTCCAGTACTCGAAGCGGCCAGGTACTCCGGCCGCCGAACTGCCCGACCAGGTATCCAAAGACGTTGTGGCCGAACGCTATCAACGCTTGATCGACCTTCAGGAGAAGATCTCACTGGAGGAGAACCGCGCGCAGATCGGACGCACCGTCGAAGTTCTGGTCGCCACCGGCGAGGGACGCAAGGACGCCAGCACGGCCAGAATGTCGGGCCGCGCCCGCGACGGCCGCCTGGTGCACTTCGACCCGGAGCGGCTCGACATCCGGCCCGGCGACGTCGTGACCACGACGGTGACCGGCGCCGCTCCGCATCACCTCATCGCCGACGCGGGCGTACACAGTCACCGGCGCACCCGCGCGGGCGACGCCCAGGCCGCCGGCCGGCGACCGCGCACCGGCGTGGGACTCGGCATGCCGGGCGTCGGTGCGCCTACCGAAACGCCGACAGCGACAGGATGTGCGCGATGA
- a CDS encoding amino acid ABC transporter ATP-binding protein produces the protein MISMSGVNKHFGALHVLKDINLDVNRGEVIVVLGPSGSGKSTLCRTINRLEPIDSGTIAIDGEVLPDEGRKLAELRSDVGMVFQSFNLFAHKTILDNVTLAPMKVRKKSKAQAREKAMELLERVGIADQADKYPAQLSGGQQQRVAIARSLAMNPKVMLFDEPTSALDPEMINEVLNVMTSLARDGMTMLVVTHEMGFARGAANRVVFMADGAIVEAAEPDEFFTNPKSDRAKDFLGKILHH, from the coding sequence ATGATCTCCATGTCGGGCGTCAACAAGCACTTCGGCGCCCTGCATGTGCTCAAGGACATCAACCTCGACGTGAACCGCGGCGAGGTGATCGTGGTGCTCGGGCCGTCGGGCTCGGGCAAGTCGACGTTGTGCCGCACCATCAATCGGCTCGAGCCCATCGACTCGGGCACCATCGCCATCGATGGTGAGGTGCTGCCCGATGAGGGACGCAAACTCGCGGAGTTGCGGTCCGATGTGGGCATGGTGTTTCAGTCCTTCAATCTGTTCGCCCACAAGACGATCCTGGACAACGTCACGTTGGCGCCGATGAAGGTGCGCAAGAAGTCGAAGGCCCAGGCCCGCGAGAAGGCAATGGAACTGCTGGAGCGGGTCGGCATCGCCGATCAGGCTGACAAGTACCCGGCGCAGCTGTCCGGTGGCCAGCAGCAGCGGGTCGCGATCGCACGGTCTCTGGCGATGAACCCGAAGGTGATGCTGTTCGATGAACCGACCAGCGCCCTGGACCCGGAGATGATCAACGAAGTGCTGAACGTGATGACGTCGCTCGCCAGGGACGGCATGACGATGTTGGTGGTGACGCACGAAATGGGTTTCGCCCGTGGCGCAGCCAACCGCGTGGTCTTCATGGCCGACGGTGCGATCGTCGAGGCGGCCGAGCCCGATGAGTTCTTCACCAACCCGAAAAGCGACCGTGCCAAGGACTTTCTCGGCAAGATCCTTCACCATTAG
- a CDS encoding glutamate ABC transporter substrate-binding protein, giving the protein MPSISKRVLGALALVVALPLAATACGGGADGDTIVIGTKFDQPGLGLKNPDGTMSGFDVDVAKYVAQRLGYGEDKIEWKEAPSGQRETLIQNGQVKFIVATYSITDAREEKVDFAGPYLITGQSLLVREDNTDITGEASLENNKKLCSVSGSTPAQRIKDKFPGVQLQQYDTYSACIEALRNGAIDAVTTDEVILAGYAAQSPGAFKVVGGTFSEERYGIGLKKGDSELLTQINDALAKMEQDGSWKKAWDANLGAAGIPAPQPPQITQK; this is encoded by the coding sequence ATGCCATCAATCTCGAAGCGCGTTCTGGGGGCGCTCGCGCTCGTCGTCGCGCTGCCGCTGGCGGCGACGGCATGCGGCGGCGGTGCCGACGGCGACACGATCGTCATCGGCACCAAGTTCGATCAGCCCGGCCTCGGACTCAAGAATCCCGACGGCACCATGAGCGGCTTCGACGTGGACGTGGCGAAGTACGTCGCGCAACGACTCGGCTACGGCGAGGACAAGATCGAGTGGAAGGAAGCGCCGTCCGGACAGCGCGAGACCCTGATCCAGAACGGCCAGGTGAAGTTCATCGTCGCGACCTACTCGATCACCGATGCGCGTGAGGAAAAGGTCGACTTCGCCGGGCCGTACCTGATCACCGGGCAGAGCCTGCTGGTGCGCGAGGACAACACCGACATCACCGGCGAGGCGTCACTGGAGAACAACAAGAAACTCTGCTCGGTGTCGGGATCGACACCGGCGCAACGGATCAAGGACAAATTTCCCGGCGTCCAGTTGCAGCAGTACGACACGTACTCGGCGTGCATCGAAGCGTTGAGGAACGGTGCCATCGACGCGGTGACCACCGACGAGGTGATTCTGGCGGGTTACGCGGCGCAGAGCCCGGGCGCATTCAAGGTAGTCGGCGGCACCTTCTCCGAGGAACGCTACGGAATCGGTTTGAAGAAAGGCGATTCCGAACTGCTGACGCAGATCAACGACGCGCTCGCCAAGATGGAGCAGGACGGCTCCTGGAAGAAGGCGTGGGACGCCAACCTCGGCGCGGCAGGGATTCCCGCCCCGCAGCCACCGCAGATCACCCAGAAATGA
- a CDS encoding amino acid ABC transporter permease has protein sequence MEVLPGYPVGQVVEAFWTTIQLTVYSGIGALVLGTVLAAMRLAPMPVLRWLGATYVNVVRNTPLTLIILFCSFGLAGTMGITLADPNSLTSIEDSNFRLAVLGLALYTAAFVCETVRSGVNTVPLGQAEAARSLGLTFGQNLRIILLPQAFRAVIIPLGSVLIALTKNTTIASAIGVAEAALLMKEMIENTAAILTVGTIFAAGFVVLTLPTGLFFGWLGKRMAVTR, from the coding sequence GTGGAGGTTCTTCCCGGCTACCCCGTCGGCCAGGTCGTCGAGGCGTTCTGGACGACGATTCAGCTGACGGTCTACTCCGGCATCGGGGCATTGGTGCTCGGCACGGTGCTGGCCGCGATGCGGCTGGCGCCGATGCCGGTGCTTCGCTGGCTCGGAGCGACATACGTCAACGTGGTGCGCAACACTCCGCTGACGTTGATCATCCTGTTCTGCTCGTTCGGTTTGGCGGGCACCATGGGCATCACGCTGGCGGATCCCAATTCGCTGACGTCGATCGAGGACAGCAACTTTCGCCTGGCGGTGCTCGGTCTGGCGTTGTACACCGCCGCGTTCGTGTGCGAAACGGTGCGTTCTGGGGTGAACACCGTGCCGCTGGGTCAAGCCGAGGCGGCGCGGTCGCTAGGGTTGACGTTCGGACAGAACCTGCGAATTATCCTGCTGCCGCAAGCTTTTCGCGCGGTTATCATTCCGCTCGGGTCGGTGTTGATCGCGTTGACCAAGAACACCACGATCGCCTCGGCGATCGGAGTGGCCGAGGCCGCGTTGTTGATGAAGGAGATGATCGAGAACACCGCGGCGATCCTGACCGTCGGAACCATCTTCGCCGCCGGTTTCGTCGTCCTGACACTGCCGACGGGGCTCTTCTTCGGATGGCTGGGTAAGCGGATGGCGGTCACCAGATGA
- a CDS encoding amino acid ABC transporter permease, whose amino-acid sequence MSSASVLFDAPGPRARIRNWVVSGIVILITALVLLVVLFQMAAKGQLACAMWEPFLTADLWRTYVLPGVQGTLTAAAVSIVLALALGFVLGVGRLSTHNLIRWVCAVIVEFFRAVPVLIMMLFAFALYAAYDMFPSKHLALAAVITGLTLYNGAVIAEIVRAGVHALPRGQSEAAFALGLSWGQTMRSILLPQAITSMLPVLISQLVVVLKDTAIGYVITFLELVRQGVQMGTAYSNLLPALIVVAVLMISVNFTLSWVATAVEARMRRSRRGPAPLDTESVEQEGAPGAKAV is encoded by the coding sequence ATGAGTTCGGCGTCGGTTCTTTTCGACGCGCCCGGTCCACGCGCACGGATCCGTAATTGGGTGGTGTCGGGGATCGTCATCCTGATCACTGCGCTGGTGCTGCTGGTCGTGTTGTTCCAGATGGCCGCCAAGGGCCAGCTCGCGTGCGCCATGTGGGAACCGTTCCTGACAGCGGATCTGTGGCGGACCTACGTGCTGCCCGGCGTGCAGGGCACGTTGACGGCCGCCGCGGTTTCGATCGTGTTGGCGTTGGCGCTCGGTTTCGTGCTTGGCGTGGGCCGACTTTCGACGCACAACCTGATTCGCTGGGTGTGTGCGGTGATCGTCGAGTTCTTCCGTGCGGTACCGGTGCTGATCATGATGCTGTTCGCGTTCGCGCTTTACGCGGCCTATGACATGTTTCCGTCCAAGCATCTGGCGCTCGCTGCCGTCATCACGGGTCTCACGCTGTACAACGGCGCCGTAATCGCCGAAATCGTGCGCGCCGGCGTCCACGCGCTTCCCCGCGGGCAGTCCGAGGCGGCCTTCGCGCTCGGATTGAGCTGGGGCCAGACGATGCGCTCCATCCTGTTGCCGCAAGCGATCACGTCGATGCTGCCGGTGCTGATCTCGCAACTCGTCGTGGTGCTCAAGGACACCGCGATCGGTTACGTCATCACGTTCCTCGAACTGGTGCGGCAGGGGGTGCAGATGGGTACGGCGTACAGCAATCTCCTGCCGGCGCTGATCGTGGTGGCCGTGTTGATGATCAGTGTCAATTTCACGCTGTCCTGGGTGGCCACTGCGGTGGAGGCGCGAATGCGGCGGTCGCGTCGCGGTCCGGCGCCCCTCGACACGGAATCCGTCGAGCAGGAAGGCGCACCGGGCGCAAAAGCCGTGTGA
- a CDS encoding TIGR03560 family F420-dependent LLM class oxidoreductase, with translation MQLSAKLAPTFDYPVLERFWRTADELGFPAVWNYDHFYGLVDPTTPTLEGWTSLAAMGVVVRRARVGCLVTGVTYRNPAVLAKMAVTVDHICGGRMDFGIGAGWHEDEHRGYGIDFPSPGQRVAMVDEALTVIRRLWTEDAVDFGGRYFTLRQARCDPKPVQRPHPPIVVGASQPKMLSVAARHADEWNMPSTGPQEWAAASSRLDAACEAEGRDPSSIRRGVQLFLHPNQPDQVDGQLDSIAEYARLGCQHVVLSFYQPPDDSLLRRCAELI, from the coding sequence ATGCAGTTGTCTGCCAAGCTGGCACCCACCTTCGACTATCCCGTCCTCGAGCGGTTCTGGCGGACGGCTGACGAACTCGGGTTCCCGGCCGTATGGAACTACGACCACTTTTACGGACTCGTCGACCCGACGACGCCCACGCTCGAAGGGTGGACGAGTCTCGCCGCGATGGGCGTGGTGGTACGACGCGCCCGAGTGGGCTGCCTGGTCACCGGCGTCACTTACCGCAACCCCGCGGTGCTGGCGAAGATGGCGGTGACCGTCGATCACATCTGCGGTGGACGGATGGACTTCGGGATCGGCGCCGGCTGGCACGAGGACGAACACCGCGGCTACGGCATCGACTTCCCGTCACCGGGGCAGCGCGTCGCGATGGTGGACGAAGCGCTGACCGTCATCCGCCGACTATGGACCGAGGACGCCGTCGATTTCGGCGGCCGCTACTTCACGCTCCGACAAGCGCGCTGCGACCCGAAACCCGTCCAGCGGCCGCATCCGCCAATCGTGGTCGGCGCGTCGCAGCCCAAGATGCTCAGCGTCGCCGCCCGGCACGCCGACGAGTGGAACATGCCGAGCACCGGTCCGCAGGAATGGGCGGCGGCCAGTAGCCGACTCGACGCCGCCTGCGAAGCAGAAGGCCGCGATCCTTCCTCGATCCGACGAGGAGTGCAGCTGTTCCTGCACCCGAACCAACCGGATCAGGTCGATGGCCAACTCGACTCTATCGCCGAGTACGCGCGGCTGGGCTGCCAGCACGTCGTGCTGTCCTTCTACCAGCCGCCCGACGACTCACTGCTACGCCGATGCGCGGAGCTGATTTAG
- the recX gene encoding recombination regulator RecX, whose amino-acid sequence MKSSPPPSTSEASREEQARDVCLRLLTVRARTRAELEGQLAKRGYPDDVSTRVLDRLEQVGLINDADFAEQWVRSRRVSAGKGRRALIAELRTKGVDNDIIEATLADDEPGAERARAERLVADKLRREKLDHDADDVKVTRRLVGMLARRGYGQKLAFDVVKVALANERERRRV is encoded by the coding sequence ATGAAGTCCTCCCCGCCCCCGTCGACTTCTGAGGCCTCTCGCGAGGAGCAGGCGCGCGACGTATGTCTGCGCCTGCTCACCGTGAGGGCGCGTACCCGGGCCGAACTCGAAGGACAGCTGGCCAAACGGGGATACCCAGATGATGTCAGCACCCGGGTGCTCGATCGGCTCGAACAGGTCGGCCTCATCAATGACGCCGACTTCGCCGAGCAGTGGGTTCGATCCCGACGGGTTAGCGCCGGGAAAGGCAGACGGGCGCTGATCGCCGAGTTGCGGACCAAAGGGGTCGACAACGACATCATCGAGGCGACTCTGGCCGACGACGAACCCGGCGCCGAACGCGCGCGCGCTGAGCGTCTCGTCGCCGACAAACTGCGCCGCGAGAAGCTCGACCACGACGCCGACGACGTCAAGGTCACCCGCCGCCTGGTCGGCATGCTCGCGCGCCGCGGCTACGGCCAGAAGTTGGCGTTCGATGTTGTGAAGGTGGCGTTGGCTAACGAACGCGAACGCCGAAGGGTGTAG
- the recA gene encoding intein-containing recombinase RecA yields the protein MAQAPDREKALELALAQIEKSHGKGSVMRLGEEVRQPISVIPTGSIALDVALGLGGLPRGRVVEIYGPESSGKTTVALHAVANAQAAGGIAAFIDAEHALDPEYAKKLGVDTDALLVSQPDTGEQALEIADMLIRSGALDILVIDSVAALVPRAEIEGEMGDSHVGLQARLMSQALRKITGALSNSGTTAIFINQLREKIGVMFGCFNYSTRVQLADGTTEKIGKIVNQKMDVEVLSYDPDTDRVVPRKVVNWFNNGPAEQFLQFTVEKSGGNGKSQFAATPNHLIRTPGGWAEAGDIIAGDRVMAAEPHRLSDQQFQVVLGSLMGDGNLSPNRRDRNGVRFRMGHGAKQVDYLHWKTTLLGNIKHSTRTNDKGAMFVDFTPLPELAELQRAVYLGDGKKFLSEEYLKALTPLALAVWYMDDGAFTVRSKGLQERTVGGSGRIEICVEAMSEGTRIRLRDYLRDTHDLDVRLRQSGAAGKAVLVFSTAATAKFQELVAPYIAPSMEYKLLPRFRGQCTVTPQFVEPTQRLVPARILDVHVKPHTRSMSRFDIEVEGNHNYFVDGVMVHNSPETTTGGKALKFYASVRLDVRRIETLKDGTDAVGNRTRVKVVKNKCSPPFKQAEFDILYGKGISKEGSLIDMGVEQGFVRKSGSWFTYEGEQLGQGKENARNFLLENTDVANEIEKKIKEKLGIGAVLTDGPTEDEVLPAPVDF from the coding sequence ATGGCGCAGGCACCCGACCGCGAGAAGGCCCTCGAACTGGCTCTCGCGCAGATTGAGAAGAGTCACGGCAAGGGCTCGGTGATGCGACTCGGCGAAGAGGTTCGCCAGCCGATCTCGGTCATCCCGACCGGTTCCATCGCCCTGGACGTGGCGCTCGGCCTCGGCGGCTTGCCGCGCGGCAGGGTCGTCGAGATCTATGGCCCGGAGTCGTCGGGTAAGACCACCGTCGCCCTACACGCGGTGGCCAACGCGCAGGCCGCCGGCGGCATCGCCGCGTTCATCGACGCTGAGCACGCGCTGGACCCGGAGTACGCCAAGAAGCTCGGGGTGGACACCGATGCACTGTTGGTCAGCCAGCCCGACACCGGCGAGCAGGCGCTGGAGATCGCCGACATGCTGATCCGCTCCGGCGCGCTGGACATCCTGGTCATCGACTCGGTGGCGGCGCTGGTGCCACGCGCCGAGATCGAGGGCGAGATGGGCGACAGCCACGTCGGCCTGCAGGCCCGGCTGATGAGCCAGGCACTGCGTAAGATCACTGGCGCACTGAGCAATTCGGGCACCACTGCGATCTTCATCAACCAGCTTCGCGAAAAAATCGGTGTGATGTTCGGGTGTTTCAACTACAGCACCCGCGTCCAGCTGGCTGACGGCACCACGGAGAAGATCGGCAAGATTGTTAACCAGAAGATGGATGTTGAGGTGCTGTCCTATGACCCAGACACCGATCGGGTTGTGCCACGCAAGGTGGTGAACTGGTTCAATAACGGTCCCGCCGAACAGTTCCTTCAGTTTACGGTCGAAAAGTCAGGCGGCAATGGCAAGTCGCAGTTCGCCGCGACGCCCAATCACTTGATCCGCACACCCGGTGGGTGGGCGGAAGCTGGCGACATCATCGCTGGTGATCGGGTGATGGCTGCGGAACCGCATCGACTCAGCGATCAGCAGTTTCAGGTTGTTCTTGGTTCTCTGATGGGTGATGGAAATCTGTCGCCAAACCGGCGAGATCGCAACGGTGTGCGGTTCCGCATGGGACACGGCGCCAAGCAGGTCGACTACTTGCATTGGAAGACAACGCTCCTGGGCAACATCAAACATTCGACCCGGACAAATGACAAGGGCGCAATGTTTGTCGACTTCACGCCGCTGCCCGAGTTGGCTGAGCTTCAGCGGGCGGTGTATCTCGGTGACGGTAAGAAGTTCCTCTCCGAGGAGTACCTCAAGGCGCTTACGCCGCTGGCGCTGGCCGTCTGGTACATGGATGACGGAGCCTTCACCGTCCGTTCGAAGGGACTGCAGGAGCGCACCGTCGGCGGCAGCGGGCGAATTGAAATCTGTGTTGAGGCCATGAGTGAGGGCACTCGCATTCGGTTGCGTGACTACCTGCGCGACACCCACGACCTGGACGTGCGGTTGCGGCAGTCCGGCGCGGCTGGGAAGGCCGTGTTGGTGTTCTCCACGGCGGCCACCGCGAAGTTCCAGGAACTCGTTGCGCCATACATCGCACCCTCGATGGAGTACAAGCTGCTACCTCGATTCCGCGGCCAGTGCACGGTGACACCGCAGTTCGTCGAACCCACCCAGCGGCTGGTGCCGGCGCGGATCCTCGATGTTCATGTCAAGCCGCACACCCGCTCGATGAGTCGCTTCGACATTGAGGTCGAAGGCAACCACAATTACTTCGTGGACGGTGTCATGGTGCACAATTCGCCCGAAACAACAACGGGCGGAAAGGCTTTGAAGTTCTATGCCTCGGTCCGGCTGGACGTAAGGCGGATCGAGACCCTCAAGGACGGCACCGACGCGGTCGGTAACCGCACTCGGGTCAAGGTCGTCAAGAACAAGTGCAGCCCCCCCTTCAAACAAGCTGAGTTTGACATCCTGTATGGCAAGGGGATCAGCAAGGAAGGCTCGCTCATCGACATGGGCGTCGAGCAGGGCTTCGTTCGCAAGTCCGGCTCCTGGTTCACCTACGAAGGGGAGCAGCTGGGTCAGGGCAAGGAGAACGCCCGTAATTTCCTGCTCGAGAACACCGACGTGGCCAACGAAATCGAAAAGAAGATCAAAGAGAAGCTCGGCATCGGCGCCGTGCTGACCGACGGCCCGACCGAAGATGAAGTCCTCCCCGCCCCCGTCGACTTCTGA